The following coding sequences are from one Treponema bryantii window:
- a CDS encoding VWA-like domain-containing protein, translated as MTCEKRLNSIIKQWFISEPLLFSVVTTHHFVMNDSLSVPMRSGHFCIEFSELLTKDFNDAELSDFLKIEAYRILLKHPYARQPYKSNPTAMQLASDVIISKYFTPQSGIETAGVIYLKSQAWRFSTLDFPLGKRWADTEELRFFQRNLNIDRATGLLKTVDDLTFEQWYKWLLFLIRESSAGGGEASGEGALSDYDLSAITQSSELWQEDENAQNQINDKIKKAEIEEGWGETGGNLQRELQTDVDFSFDYRRALTKFRSNIVSANRRLTRMKPSRRYGFSAMGSRYERKADILIAVDVSGSITDESFARFYYAIKNFFFLRIIENIDLIFFDVNLKNTTPVKFSKNLKLAEITGLGGTNFQPPVDYFMENKSRYSGMIIFTDGEGEVPKIGGAAGSRGLGNASILWILDSRLAYEKSRWWVESLPGNFATFLP; from the coding sequence ATGACTTGTGAAAAGCGTCTGAACTCGATAATTAAACAATGGTTTATTTCTGAGCCTCTATTATTCTCTGTAGTTACAACACATCATTTTGTTATGAATGATTCTTTGAGTGTACCTATGAGGTCAGGACATTTTTGCATTGAGTTTTCAGAACTTCTTACCAAAGACTTTAATGATGCTGAGCTTTCAGATTTTCTGAAAATTGAAGCTTACAGAATCTTGTTAAAGCATCCTTATGCAAGGCAGCCGTACAAGTCAAATCCTACAGCAATGCAGCTTGCAAGTGACGTGATAATTTCAAAATATTTTACACCTCAAAGCGGAATTGAAACTGCTGGTGTCATTTATTTGAAAAGCCAGGCATGGAGATTTTCTACATTGGATTTTCCGCTTGGTAAACGCTGGGCAGATACAGAAGAATTAAGGTTTTTCCAGAGAAACCTTAATATTGACCGCGCTACAGGACTTTTGAAAACCGTTGATGATCTTACTTTTGAGCAATGGTATAAGTGGCTTTTGTTTTTAATCCGTGAAAGTTCTGCTGGGGGTGGAGAAGCGAGCGGAGAAGGTGCCCTTAGTGATTATGATCTTTCTGCAATTACCCAGAGTTCAGAATTATGGCAGGAAGATGAAAATGCACAGAATCAGATAAACGATAAAATCAAAAAAGCAGAAATTGAAGAAGGCTGGGGCGAGACTGGCGGAAATTTACAGAGAGAACTACAAACAGATGTTGATTTTTCTTTTGATTACCGTCGTGCACTTACAAAATTTCGTTCAAATATTGTAAGTGCAAATCGTCGTCTTACCCGTATGAAGCCGAGCCGTCGTTATGGTTTTTCTGCTATGGGAAGCCGCTATGAACGTAAGGCTGATATTTTAATTGCAGTAGATGTGAGTGGGTCAATTACAGATGAAAGTTTTGCACGTTTTTATTATGCAATCAAAAATTTCTTTTTTTTGAGGATTATAGAAAATATTGATTTAATATTTTTTGATGTGAATCTAAAAAATACTACGCCAGTAAAGTTTTCAAAAAATCTAAAACTGGCAGAAATTACAGGTCTAGGTGGAACAAATTTTCAGCCACCTGTTGATTATTTTATGGAAAATAAAAGCCGATATTCCGGTATGATAATTTTTACAGACGGAGAAGGAGAAGTTCCGAAAATTGGAGGAGCCGCCGGTAGCCGAGGATTGGGTAATGCTTCTATCCTTTGGATTTTAGATTCACGGCTTGCCTATGAAAAATCCCGCTGGTGGGTTGAAAGCCTGCCTGGAAACTTTGCAACCTTTTTACCATAA
- a CDS encoding argininosuccinate synthase, whose protein sequence is MAKDKVILAYSGGLDTTVIIPWLKENYDYDVIAVCIDVGQGDDWEAIKSRALKTGAAACYVVDARQEYIEEYIWPALKANAVYEDEYLLGTSTARPLIGKILVEYARQEKAVAICHGATGKGNDQVRFELAIKAFAPDLKVIAAWRDDKWNMDSREAEIKYLEDRGLEVPMKKDQSYSRDENIWHLSHEGLELEKTENEPNYKHMLKNTCVPEEAPEEGEYVTIDFEKGIPVGLNGKKMNALDLLNELNVIGGRNGVGLVDICENRCVGMKSRGVYETPGGAILYFAHRMMDHICLDRETYHYKQQVSLRMGELIYDGKWFTTLMDACMAFVDKTEETVTGWAKVKLIKGAIRGAGSGSKYSLYNEEIASFTTGELYNHKDAQGFITLFGLPLKVRAMMEQKVGEGQAIAESKNLKKRPTE, encoded by the coding sequence ATGGCAAAAGATAAAGTAATACTTGCTTATTCCGGTGGTCTTGATACAACCGTTATCATCCCATGGCTCAAAGAAAATTATGATTATGACGTAATCGCTGTATGTATTGACGTTGGACAGGGCGATGACTGGGAAGCAATTAAATCACGTGCTCTCAAAACAGGAGCTGCTGCATGTTATGTTGTAGATGCACGTCAGGAATATATTGAAGAATACATCTGGCCGGCGCTCAAGGCAAATGCAGTTTATGAAGATGAATATCTCCTCGGAACTTCAACAGCCCGCCCGCTTATTGGAAAGATTCTTGTTGAGTATGCACGTCAGGAAAAGGCTGTTGCAATCTGTCATGGTGCTACAGGTAAGGGAAATGACCAGGTTCGCTTTGAGCTTGCTATCAAGGCTTTTGCTCCAGACCTCAAGGTAATTGCTGCATGGCGTGATGACAAGTGGAACATGGACAGCCGCGAAGCTGAAATTAAATATCTCGAAGACCGCGGTCTCGAAGTTCCTATGAAGAAGGATCAGTCTTACTCACGCGATGAGAACATCTGGCACTTGAGTCACGAAGGTCTTGAACTCGAGAAGACAGAAAACGAGCCAAATTACAAGCACATGCTTAAGAATACATGCGTTCCAGAGGAAGCTCCGGAAGAAGGCGAGTATGTAACAATCGACTTCGAAAAGGGTATTCCAGTTGGTCTTAACGGTAAAAAGATGAACGCCCTCGACCTTTTGAACGAGCTCAACGTAATTGGTGGACGCAATGGTGTTGGTCTTGTTGACATCTGTGAAAACCGCTGTGTAGGTATGAAGAGCCGTGGTGTTTACGAAACACCGGGTGGAGCAATCCTTTACTTCGCACACAGAATGATGGATCACATCTGTCTTGACCGCGAAACTTACCATTACAAACAGCAGGTATCTCTCCGTATGGGTGAGCTTATTTATGACGGAAAGTGGTTCACAACTTTGATGGATGCATGTATGGCATTTGTTGATAAAACAGAAGAAACTGTAACTGGTTGGGCAAAAGTTAAACTTATTAAGGGTGCTATCCGTGGAGCTGGTTCTGGATCTAAGTACAGCCTCTACAATGAAGAGATTGCTTCATTTACAACTGGTGAACTTTATAACCATAAAGATGCTCAGGGCTTTATAACTTTGTTTGGACTTCCACTGAAGGTTCGTGCTATGATGGAACAGAAGGTTGGTGAAGGCCAGGCAATTGCAGAAAGCAAGAACCTTAAGAAGCGTCCAACAGAATAA
- a CDS encoding PP2C family protein-serine/threonine phosphatase — MKDRSPTLFSRLIRKLEDKYRAPEECKLVMADKNLITMWKAQTMLIIMGVIGIICILILHKGEYLNYLPRFIYFLTYIVFGIICIVSAARLRKLNFTRSTVKMIPTYFLFVYLMAFPMYILYFENNLFNAMIVFACVTVNFPVFFDISPVIFCTAATAGSFVLMPHIINNYNMFIVMDSVIFILILYFLSFKRWGTEKDNFLHHRSEHEYKENIENELRLAQVVQQSFFKHNETIYDEWAISYYNKPMAGVSGDFLDIYSTGNNLDGIGIFDVSGHGIASGLVTMLVKNIIFQEFYNGKTDKLKSIIDRINIRYIKEKGNIENYLTGILTRFNGDKVEFINAGHSMPIYYSAKDDSANYVEDDNTAFGAIGLPDIPTNFISHTVEMSRGDELIFFTDGATEATNAQGEDFGKDRLLKSIFRNADRPLTTQVNCIVSDILTFIGDEPSKDDITIIILKKK, encoded by the coding sequence ATGAAGGATCGTTCTCCGACTTTATTCAGCAGATTAATCCGAAAACTCGAAGACAAATACAGAGCTCCAGAAGAGTGTAAGCTTGTAATGGCTGATAAGAATCTTATCACAATGTGGAAAGCCCAGACAATGCTTATTATCATGGGAGTTATTGGAATAATCTGTATTCTGATACTTCATAAGGGCGAATATCTTAATTATCTGCCACGATTTATTTATTTTCTAACATATATTGTTTTTGGAATTATATGCATCGTTTCTGCAGCAAGACTTAGAAAATTGAACTTTACACGTTCTACTGTAAAAATGATACCGACTTATTTTCTTTTCGTTTATTTAATGGCATTTCCAATGTACATCTTATATTTTGAGAATAATCTCTTCAATGCGATGATTGTTTTTGCCTGCGTTACAGTAAATTTCCCGGTCTTTTTTGATATCTCACCAGTAATTTTCTGTACAGCTGCTACTGCAGGCTCATTTGTCTTAATGCCACATATAATCAATAACTACAATATGTTTATTGTAATGGATTCAGTTATCTTTATTCTTATCCTTTACTTTCTTTCTTTCAAAAGATGGGGAACTGAAAAAGATAACTTCCTTCACCATAGAAGTGAACATGAATATAAGGAAAACATTGAAAACGAATTAAGACTTGCTCAGGTTGTGCAGCAGAGTTTCTTTAAACATAATGAAACAATCTACGATGAGTGGGCAATTTCTTATTACAATAAACCAATGGCAGGTGTTTCCGGAGACTTTCTTGATATATACAGTACTGGAAACAATCTTGATGGAATAGGAATCTTTGATGTATCTGGACACGGTATTGCATCTGGACTTGTAACAATGCTCGTAAAAAACATTATCTTCCAGGAATTTTACAATGGAAAAACTGATAAACTGAAATCAATCATTGACCGTATCAATATACGTTATATAAAAGAAAAAGGTAATATCGAAAACTATCTTACAGGTATTCTTACCCGATTTAATGGTGATAAGGTTGAATTTATAAATGCAGGACACTCTATGCCAATTTATTACAGCGCAAAAGATGATTCTGCTAATTATGTAGAAGATGATAATACTGCCTTTGGAGCAATTGGACTTCCAGATATTCCAACAAACTTTATATCTCACACAGTTGAAATGTCACGTGGTGATGAACTGATTTTCTTTACTGATGGAGCAACAGAAGCTACTAATGCACAGGGTGAAGATTTTGGTAAGGACAGACTTTTAAAATCGATTTTCAGAAATGCAGATAGACCGCTGACAACGCAGGTAAACTGCATTGTCAGCGATATCCTCACCTTCATAGGCGACGAGCCTAGTAAAGATGATATAACGATTATTATCTTAAAGAAGAAATAA
- a CDS encoding PP2C family protein-serine/threonine phosphatase translates to MPKDLKKGIIAKNLHRLAQLEQILFTFGIIMCIVTTIRYHSNPKEHIFDFIYYTGYILSSILVLLVAIQSTHHPEWPIWRRNQPTYLAIFFLLLLSVSLLFYSTTPLSSYTVYVNVCIIAIVMLAVEPLFFIILLSAFTIVICFALYSVGSFTMILNTCLTTVIMSILSLFKWNSLIKEFTLEKVRNSHIETIEKEIELAAFVQESFSKRKIPDLINYDISYYSKAMAGVSGDMYDFYTQGTLLKGVGIFDVSGHGISSGLVTMLVRNIFQQEFHQNYNKPLSQVMEIIDKRIKNEKSNIENYLTGILLRINENQIEIVNAGHPSPILYRKANNECLFFDSERKYSSSVVGLNSIEPFFQEAKFEMEFGDEIILFTDGVKEAMNSEHDEYGNTRLLTSVKNAVQKPFENQIHLMLSDMGMFTENASQSDDITIVIIRKV, encoded by the coding sequence ATGCCTAAAGATCTTAAGAAAGGAATCATAGCAAAAAATCTTCACAGGCTGGCTCAGCTGGAACAAATTTTATTCACTTTTGGTATAATAATGTGTATTGTTACGACAATACGCTATCATTCAAATCCGAAAGAGCATATTTTTGATTTCATTTATTATACCGGATATATTTTAAGCAGTATTCTTGTTCTGCTTGTAGCCATACAATCTACACATCACCCGGAATGGCCTATCTGGCGTCGTAATCAGCCTACATATCTTGCAATTTTTTTCCTTCTGCTGCTTAGTGTCTCACTGCTTTTCTACTCAACTACACCATTGAGTTCTTATACGGTTTATGTAAATGTCTGTATCATTGCAATTGTAATGCTTGCAGTTGAACCGCTTTTCTTTATCATATTATTGTCTGCTTTTACAATAGTAATCTGTTTTGCTCTTTATTCTGTTGGCTCATTTACTATGATACTAAACACGTGTCTTACAACAGTCATAATGAGTATTCTCAGCCTTTTTAAGTGGAATTCTCTAATCAAGGAATTTACTCTTGAAAAAGTACGTAATTCACATATTGAAACAATCGAAAAGGAAATTGAACTTGCAGCTTTTGTTCAGGAAAGTTTTTCAAAAAGAAAAATACCTGACTTAATAAATTATGATATCTCTTATTACAGTAAAGCAATGGCTGGTGTTTCAGGAGATATGTATGATTTTTACACACAGGGTACTCTTCTTAAGGGAGTTGGTATTTTCGATGTTTCAGGTCACGGGATTTCTTCCGGACTTGTAACAATGCTTGTCCGAAATATTTTTCAACAGGAATTTCATCAGAATTATAATAAACCACTCTCGCAAGTAATGGAAATAATTGATAAACGAATTAAAAATGAAAAGAGTAACATCGAAAACTATCTAACAGGTATTCTTCTGCGTATAAATGAAAATCAGATTGAAATAGTTAATGCCGGACACCCCTCTCCTATTCTGTACAGAAAAGCAAATAATGAATGCTTATTTTTTGATTCAGAACGAAAGTATTCCAGCAGTGTTGTCGGGCTGAATTCGATTGAACCTTTCTTTCAGGAAGCCAAGTTTGAAATGGAGTTTGGAGATGAAATTATTCTTTTTACTGATGGTGTTAAGGAAGCAATGAATTCAGAACATGATGAATATGGGAACACACGTTTACTTACATCCGTAAAAAACGCAGTTCAAAAACCTTTTGAAAATCAGATTCATTTAATGCTTTCTGATATGGGTATGTTCACAGAAAACGCATCGCAATCTGATGATATTACAATTGTAATAATCAGGAAAGTTTAA
- a CDS encoding iron-sulfur cluster assembly scaffold protein, with protein sequence MTYTAEVEHMCPLAKGAYHGPAPIPEEGEWVQVKKIEDISGFTHGIGWCAPQQGACKLSLNVKNGIIEEALVETIGCSGMTHSAAMASEILIGKTVLEALNTDLVCDAINTAMRELFMQIVYGRSQSAYSKDGLKVGASLEDLGKNLRSQVGTMFATRKTGPRYLEMTEGYVETCAIDKDNQIIGYNCINFGKLMDALKAGKPAEEAIAGARTHYGRVTADQGMVKLIDPRKE encoded by the coding sequence ATGACATACACTGCAGAAGTGGAGCATATGTGTCCTTTGGCAAAAGGCGCATATCATGGTCCTGCACCAATCCCTGAAGAGGGCGAGTGGGTACAGGTAAAGAAAATTGAAGATATTTCCGGATTCACACACGGTATCGGTTGGTGTGCACCACAGCAGGGTGCCTGCAAACTTTCTTTGAACGTAAAGAATGGAATCATCGAAGAAGCATTGGTTGAGACTATCGGTTGTTCTGGTATGACTCACTCAGCTGCTATGGCTTCTGAAATCCTCATTGGTAAAACAGTTCTCGAAGCTTTGAATACTGACCTTGTTTGTGATGCTATCAACACAGCAATGCGCGAACTCTTTATGCAGATTGTTTACGGTCGTTCACAGTCAGCTTACTCTAAGGACGGACTTAAAGTTGGTGCTTCTCTTGAAGACCTCGGAAAGAACCTCCGCTCTCAGGTAGGTACAATGTTCGCTACTCGCAAGACAGGTCCTCGCTACCTCGAAATGACAGAAGGATACGTTGAAACTTGTGCTATCGACAAGGACAACCAGATTATTGGTTACAACTGTATCAACTTTGGTAAACTTATGGACGCTCTCAAGGCTGGAAAACCAGCTGAAGAAGCTATCGCTGGTGCACGCACACACTATGGTCGTGTAACTGCAGATCAGGGTATGGTAAAACTTATCGACCCACGTAAAGAATAG
- a CDS encoding GGGtGRT protein — MALFEDFEGRIPQVNKALKEYGFAEGEAGLNEARKLCQDRGFDPYEICQSTQQICFEDAKWAYVLGSAIAIKEAEKTGDKTGSTAAANIGKGLQAFCLPGSVADDRKVGLGHGNLGARLLSEETQCFAFLAGHESFAAAEGAIKIAANANKVRKNKLRVILNGLGKDAAQIISRINGFTYVQTKFDYFNGEGTDKALTVVKEIPYGNNPDRLIVKCYGADDVREGVAIMWHEDVDVSITGNSTNPTRFQHPVAGTYKKERLLAGKKYFSVASGGGTGRTLHPDNMAAGPASYGFTDTLGRMHSDAQFAGSSSVPAHVEMMGFMGMGNNPMVGCTVACAVAVAGSF, encoded by the coding sequence ATGGCATTATTTGAAGATTTTGAAGGCCGCATTCCTCAGGTGAATAAGGCTCTTAAAGAATATGGCTTTGCAGAAGGCGAAGCTGGATTGAACGAAGCTCGCAAGCTTTGTCAGGACCGTGGATTTGATCCATATGAAATCTGTCAGTCTACACAGCAGATTTGTTTCGAGGATGCTAAATGGGCATATGTACTCGGATCTGCAATCGCAATAAAAGAAGCAGAAAAGACAGGAGACAAGACTGGTTCTACAGCTGCTGCAAACATCGGTAAGGGACTCCAGGCATTCTGTTTGCCAGGTTCTGTAGCTGATGACCGCAAGGTTGGTCTTGGACACGGAAACCTCGGTGCTCGTCTTTTGAGTGAAGAGACACAGTGTTTCGCATTCCTCGCAGGTCACGAATCTTTCGCTGCTGCAGAAGGTGCTATTAAGATCGCTGCTAACGCTAACAAAGTTCGCAAGAACAAGCTCCGCGTTATCTTGAACGGTCTTGGAAAAGACGCTGCTCAGATCATTTCTCGTATCAACGGCTTTACATACGTTCAGACAAAGTTCGACTACTTCAACGGTGAAGGAACTGACAAGGCTCTTACTGTTGTAAAAGAAATCCCATACGGAAACAACCCAGACCGCCTTATCGTAAAGTGCTACGGTGCTGACGATGTACGCGAAGGTGTTGCAATCATGTGGCACGAGGATGTTGATGTTTCTATTACTGGAAACTCTACAAACCCAACTCGTTTCCAGCACCCAGTTGCTGGTACTTACAAGAAAGAGCGCTTGCTTGCTGGTAAGAAATACTTCTCTGTAGCTTCTGGTGGTGGTACAGGTCGTACACTTCACCCAGATAACATGGCTGCAGGTCCAGCATCATACGGCTTCACAGATACACTCGGTCGTATGCACTCAGACGCTCAGTTCGCAGGATCTTCATCAGTTCCAGCTCACGTTGAAATGATGGGATTCATGGGAATGGGTAACAATCCTATGGTTGGTTGTACAGTTGCTTGTGCAGTAGCCGTAGCTGGAAGTTTCTAG
- a CDS encoding tRNA 2-thiocytidine biosynthesis TtcA family protein — MKKQPKLSSLIDKACFDYNLIEKGDRILIGASGGKDSTALIEYFANRAKRPECGFEYKALFIKSDFAPEFPEGIMAKFREWNVPFESINVNVLERVKPGQKMSCWWCSTQRRSELLSYALDNDYNKIALGHHMDDILETLLMNMLNKGELAAMPPRLKYDKFPVSVVRPLCYVSEERLIEHAKEEGYAGFTCTCNYQDNSDRKEARRKLEELTEGSQSKKERLFASLRNIQPLYLP; from the coding sequence ATGAAAAAACAACCCAAACTTTCAAGTCTCATAGACAAAGCATGTTTCGATTATAATCTCATTGAAAAGGGCGACCGCATTCTTATTGGTGCCAGCGGTGGGAAGGATTCTACTGCACTCATTGAATATTTTGCGAACAGGGCTAAGAGACCGGAGTGTGGGTTTGAGTATAAGGCGTTGTTTATAAAAAGTGATTTTGCTCCGGAATTTCCTGAGGGTATTATGGCGAAGTTCCGCGAGTGGAATGTTCCTTTTGAATCAATAAATGTAAATGTACTTGAGCGCGTAAAGCCCGGCCAGAAAATGAGCTGCTGGTGGTGTTCTACTCAGAGGCGCTCCGAGCTTTTGAGTTATGCACTGGATAATGATTATAACAAGATTGCTCTCGGCCACCACATGGATGATATTCTTGAAACTCTTTTAATGAATATGCTTAATAAAGGTGAGCTTGCTGCTATGCCGCCGCGGCTTAAGTATGATAAGTTTCCGGTGAGTGTTGTGCGGCCTCTTTGTTATGTAAGTGAAGAACGGTTGATTGAACACGCAAAGGAAGAGGGCTATGCAGGTTTTACCTGTACCTGTAATTATCAGGATAATTCAGACCGTAAGGAAGCTCGCCGCAAACTCGAAGAACTAACCGAAGGCTCTCAGTCAAAAAAAGAGCGGCTGTTTGCGTCGTTGCGCAATATCCAGCCGCTGTATTTACCGTAA
- a CDS encoding nicotinate phosphoribosyltransferase, giving the protein MIMNNITSALFTDFYELTMAQGYWKENMNQKVVFDMFFRRNPFNGGFSILAGNETLMDIITNFRFSEDDIKYLAEQKIFEQGFLDYLKDFKFTGDLYTMDEGTVIFPQEPLVRIHANLIEAQILEALVLNHVNFQSLIATKTARIWLASKKAPIMEFGLRRAQGPDGGMSATRASYIGGAAGTSNTLAGKEYGIPVMGTMAHSWIMSHGSELEAFREYAKIYPTNSVFLIDTYDTLKSGIKNAIIAGGELVEKGYNFGVRLDSGDISYLTREVRKELDRAGYPQAKISVSNELTEEIITTLVAGGAPINSWGVGTHMVTGGNESSFTGVYKLAARNDKATGEMVPAMKFSDNPAKTTNPGIKNVYRLYDENGMALADILSLEDETIEAGKEYRYYHPMVDYRQFTCKAAKVEPLLKKRLENGQRVTPRLPDSEQLKISRTTMQSQLEAFDESYKRILNPHIYKVSLTEKLMELKKDFIEKNIR; this is encoded by the coding sequence ATGATTATGAATAATATTACCAGCGCACTTTTTACAGATTTTTATGAACTGACAATGGCTCAGGGCTATTGGAAGGAGAACATGAATCAAAAAGTTGTTTTTGACATGTTCTTCCGTAGAAATCCTTTTAACGGCGGTTTCTCAATTCTTGCCGGAAACGAAACCCTTATGGATATTATCACAAACTTCCGTTTCAGCGAAGATGATATTAAGTATCTTGCAGAACAGAAGATTTTTGAACAGGGCTTCCTTGATTATCTTAAGGATTTCAAGTTCACAGGTGACCTTTATACAATGGATGAAGGAACTGTAATTTTCCCTCAGGAACCACTTGTTCGCATTCATGCAAATCTTATTGAAGCACAGATTCTCGAAGCTCTTGTTTTGAATCACGTAAACTTCCAGAGTCTTATTGCTACAAAAACAGCCCGCATCTGGCTTGCTTCTAAGAAAGCACCGATTATGGAATTCGGTCTTCGCCGTGCACAGGGACCTGATGGTGGCATGAGTGCTACCCGTGCTTCTTACATTGGTGGTGCCGCAGGAACTTCTAACACACTTGCCGGAAAAGAATACGGTATTCCTGTAATGGGAACTATGGCTCACTCATGGATTATGTCACACGGTTCGGAGCTTGAAGCATTCCGCGAATATGCTAAAATCTATCCGACTAATTCTGTATTCCTTATTGATACTTATGATACTTTGAAATCTGGTATTAAGAACGCAATCATCGCTGGTGGTGAACTTGTAGAAAAAGGCTATAACTTTGGTGTTCGCCTTGATTCAGGTGATATTTCATACCTCACACGTGAAGTTCGTAAAGAACTCGACCGTGCAGGTTACCCACAGGCAAAAATCAGCGTTTCAAATGAACTTACAGAAGAAATCATTACTACACTCGTTGCTGGTGGTGCTCCAATCAACAGCTGGGGTGTTGGAACTCATATGGTTACTGGTGGAAATGAATCTTCTTTCACTGGTGTTTATAAACTTGCTGCACGTAACGACAAGGCAACAGGAGAAATGGTTCCAGCAATGAAGTTCTCTGATAATCCTGCAAAGACAACTAACCCTGGTATTAAGAATGTTTACCGTCTTTATGATGAAAACGGAATGGCTCTTGCAGATATTCTTTCTCTTGAAGATGAAACAATCGAAGCAGGAAAAGAGTACCGCTACTACCACCCTATGGTAGATTATCGCCAGTTCACATGTAAGGCGGCAAAGGTTGAACCACTTTTGAAAAAGCGTCTCGAAAATGGCCAGCGCGTAACTCCACGTCTTCCAGACAGCGAACAGCTTAAGATCAGCCGCACAACAATGCAGAGCCAGCTCGAAGCTTTCGACGAGTCATACAAGAGAATCCTGAATCCTCATATTTACAAGGTTTCTCTCACAGAGAAATTGATGGAATTGAAAAAGGATTTCATTGAGAAGAATATCCGCTAA
- a CDS encoding SDR family NAD(P)-dependent oxidoreductase → MKRIAVITGASSGLGEEFTRQVCANYDYDEIWIIARREDKLRTLADNLNATKNFTTVHPVVLDVAGKEGVERFKKLLESEDEKLRKVESGIEIGLLINNAGFGTYGPFAETSINRQMDMIELNCTTVTGICGVALPYLKKDSVIINTASLAAFLPLGNFAVYGATKAYVLNFSVALAAELHDKGIKVCALCPGSVSTEFANVASNGARPEVKGGIPPKKVVAQCLKRAFKNKRISMLLFKWRITAFMSRFVSGYIGARYTYLYNKRPHNPDADMIKKAEEISVSDFI, encoded by the coding sequence ATGAAACGTATTGCAGTAATTACAGGCGCTAGTTCCGGTTTAGGCGAAGAATTCACCCGTCAGGTTTGTGCAAATTATGATTATGACGAAATCTGGATTATCGCACGCCGTGAAGACAAACTCCGAACGCTTGCTGACAATCTGAATGCTACAAAGAATTTTACTACAGTCCATCCAGTAGTTCTGGACGTTGCAGGCAAAGAAGGTGTTGAACGTTTCAAAAAACTTCTTGAAAGTGAAGATGAAAAACTTCGCAAAGTTGAAAGTGGAATTGAAATTGGGCTTCTTATCAACAATGCTGGTTTTGGTACTTACGGACCTTTTGCAGAAACTTCAATCAATCGCCAGATGGATATGATTGAACTGAACTGTACAACTGTAACAGGTATCTGTGGTGTAGCACTTCCCTATCTGAAGAAAGATTCTGTAATTATAAATACAGCTTCCCTTGCAGCCTTTTTACCTCTTGGTAATTTTGCTGTTTACGGAGCAACAAAAGCATACGTTTTGAACTTTTCTGTTGCGCTTGCTGCAGAATTGCATGACAAAGGAATTAAGGTTTGTGCTTTATGCCCTGGTTCTGTAAGTACTGAATTTGCAAACGTGGCCTCTAATGGAGCTCGTCCGGAAGTAAAAGGCGGCATTCCACCAAAGAAGGTAGTTGCACAGTGTCTTAAAAGAGCATTTAAGAATAAACGAATTTCTATGTTGCTTTTTAAGTGGCGCATAACAGCTTTTATGAGCAGATTTGTCAGCGGATATATTGGAGCCCGTTATACTTATCTTTATAACAAGCGGCCGCATAATCCGGATGCAGATATGATAAAAAAAGCTGAAGAGATTTCTGTCTCTGATTTTATTTAA